Below is a window of Maylandia zebra isolate NMK-2024a linkage group LG19, Mzebra_GT3a, whole genome shotgun sequence DNA.
CTCTTCCAAGAAGGTAGTACCTGAAGGAATCAAGGGCCCACTTGATTGCAAGGGCCTCCTTTTCCACTGTTGAATATCGAACCTCTCTCGGGAACAGCTTTCGGCTGATATAAGCAACAGGATGACGTTCTCCTTCCAAACCTTGAAGTAGCACTGCTCCCAGACCCCTATGAGATGCATCCGTTTGAAGGAAAAAGTGCTCATTAAAGTCTGGACTGTACAAAACTGGTTCGCTACTCAGTGATTGACCGATGTCCTTGAAAGCTGCTATAGCCTCCTCTGTCCAGTTAATCTGATTAGGACACTTGATGCCTATCAAGTCCGTTAGTAGAGCTGCCCTGGTGGAGAATCGTGGTATGAACCGACGATAAAAGCCTGCCATGCCCAAAAAGGATCTTAGTTGCTTCCTTGTCTGTGGGAGAGGACAAGACTCAATGGCTTGGATCTTACTGACCTGAGGCTTGATCACCCCATTCCCGATCACATGGCCCAGGTACGCAGTCTCAGCAGAGGCAAAAACACACTTAGAGGGGTTCACCGTCAACCCAGCAGTGCCAAGACGGTCGAAGACAGCATGCAGATGTTCCAAGTGTTCCTCCCATGTGGTGCTGTAGATGACAATATCATCAAGATATGCAGATGCAAAATCTGAGAAACCACATAGTACTTGGTCCATTAATCTCTGAAAGGTTGCTGGAGCCCCATGCAGCCCGAATGGCATCACTGTAAATTGGAAGAGACCCCAAGGTGTTCGAAAGGCAGTCAACTTCTTTGATCGCTCCGTTAGTGGCACCTGCCAATATCCCTTGCACAGGTCAAGTGTGGTCAAGTACTTTGCCTTCCCCAGCCGTTCCAGCAAATCATCAATGCGTGGTGTGGGGTATGAATCAAACAGTGATATTGAGTTTAGGTACCTGAAGTCTATACAGAACCTCATGCTTTCATCCTTCTTTGGCACCAGGACCACTGGATTACACCACTCACTCTTTGATGGCTCAATGATCCCCAAGGACAACATGAGGTCGATTTCCTTCTTCAGGGATATTAGCAGACGTTCAGGGATCCTGTAGCTCAAACGCTTTACTGCGACGCCCTCTTTAATGACAATGTCATGCTCAACAATATCTGTTCGGCCAGGATTCACTTGAAGCACCTCAGAGTTGCATGCAGCTCTCACCTGAAGCTGTTTATCATCTGGCAGATGACTAAGGTCAAAATCTACCACATCAGCAGAAGGCAAGTATTGCTCACCAACCTCTTCTTCCTCTGGCACACCCCTTATGAGCATCACCTCTGCTGTCTTTTCAGGGCGCTGCGCCCATTCCTTCAATAGATTTATGTGCAGAACCCTGCTGGAGCGTGGCTTTCCAGGGATGAACACTTGGTAAGTAGTGGACCCCAATTTCTTCTGAACCTCAAAGGGCCCTTGCCACTTAGCCAATAGCTTGTTGTTGTCAGTGGGGAGGAGCACCAACACCTTTTGTCCAGGACTAAAAGACCTCTGACGAGCTGCTCGGTCATACCAAAACTTCTGCTTCTGCtggattttggtcatatttgaCTGAGCAAGCTCACTCATTTTCTGCAGTCGCTCCCTCATCTGCACAACATAGGAAACAATGTTAACAGAGTCCATCTTTTCCTTGCCTCCCTCCCAGATGTTTCTTAGGAGGGCTAGAGGTCCTTGTACCTCATACCCATACAAAAGTTCGAACGGAGAGAAACCAGTGGAGGCTTGTGGCACTTCCCTGTAGGCAAAGAGAAGATAAGGAAGCCACTGATCCCAATCAGCACCATTCTTATCTACCACCTTCCGGAGCATCTGCTTCAGAGTCTGATTGAACCGTTCTGTTAGCCCATCAGTCTGAGGATGGTATGGGGTGGTCCTCAGGCTTCTAATGCCCAGCAGCTTGTACACCTGTTTTAGTAAGTTGGACATAAAGTTACTCCCCTGATCAGTCAGTATTTCCTGTGGGAACCCTACTCTTGCGAAGAGCTGTACAAGGCAGAAagctactgattttgccttgaTGGATTTCAGTGGGAAGACCTCTGGATATTTAGTTGCGTAATCAGTGATTACAAGCATATAGCGATTCCCTGACTTACTCTTCTCAACAGGTCCAACAATATCCATTCCGAGGCGCTCAAATGGGGTACCAATAATAGGCAGTGGTTGGAGTGGAGCTTTGGAAGGGACTTTGGAGGATGTCATCTGGCACTGAGGACAGCTCTTACAGAAGTAGGCTACATCTCTATGGAGGCCAGGCcagaaaaaatgttgtttaataCGAGCTGTGGTTTTGTGCTTACCAAGGTGGCCAGACCAGGGAATAGAGTGTCCCAAATTAAGCACAGTTTCTCTAACCTCTTGGGGGACCACTAGCTTCAGAAGTGAGCCCATCTGATGGTAAAGTATGCCATTTTGCAAGACATAGTCACTTTTGTTAATGCCTGCCTCCTCTACTTGGTCCTTGTCTATTGCTCGCTGAAAACAGGAAGCTAAACTAGGATCAGTTTTTTGCAACTCTATTATATTGCCAGGAATTTGAAGTCCCAAAGGCAAGTCTGGGTCAGTATGCATTTCTGGGTGTACTATAGTATGCTGGAACTTCTcctgtctcctctgtctgcGACTTTTCCGAGGCTTCACAAGTGCAACTTCCCATTCCTCATCAAAAAATGGCAAGGCACTGAAAACTTCTGAGGTTTCACTAGATTTTTGAGCTTGGGCTCTAGTAACAGCCACATTGCATTGATGATTCTGGTCTGACTCCAACAAATCAAAAAGCACTGGAAAATCTCGTCCCAGAATAGCTGAATAAGGCAGGTTATCAACCACCCCAACATTTAAAAGGTAAGTCTGTCCATTCACTTTAATGTACATGTCAGCTGTTGAGTACATCTTCTCATCTCCGTGCACACAACAAATGGGGATGGTATCACTGACACGGACAATATTGGGGGGCACAAAATCTCTGTGTATCAGTGTACGAGAACTGCCAGAATCAAGCAAAGCTCTTAAAGTTGTTCCATTAGCTtcaatttttatcattttaacagTCTGGTCACACTGGAGCCCATGTTCAGCATGTGAACGTGGCATGAAACACATTTGAACCATCTTAGCTGAGGTTTTTGGGCACATTGGCTTTGTGTGGCCCTCTAACCCACAGAGGTAACAAACAATcttttttgaattttttaatGGTCTGCCAGCAAACTGGTTCTCACCCACAGGAGTTTTTTCTGCTGACAATGGCCTTTGATGATACATCTGGGCTGATTTGGGGCCTTCCTTTGGCATTTTATTTGCATTACAGGTCCAAGGTTGCCCTTTCCTCCTGGCAGCTACAAACACTTCTGCCAGCTCAGCTGCCTTCGCTGCAGAAGACGGATTGTGCTCTCGAATCCAAACCTGTAGCTCAGGGGACAACATTCTCAAATATTGTTCAAGGATGATTATTTCACCAATTTCTTGGTTCGTTTTACCTTTTGGCTGAATCCATTTCCCGTACAGATCTTTAAGTCGAGCATACAACTCCTTAGGGTTCTCATCAAGCCTGACTTCCAGTGAACGGAATCGCTGCCTGTAGGTCTCCGGGTTAACATCATACTTGGACAAAATTGCAGCTTTAACTTTGTCATAGCTGAGAGAGTCATCAATATCCATATGAACGTATGCCCCTCTTGCCTTGCCCGTTAGCAGTGGTATTAATCGAAAAACCCAGTCTGTTTTTTCCCAACGATATGCTAAGGCAATGCGTTCAAATGTAGTCAAAAAATGCTCAATATCATCACTATCAGTCAACTTTTCCAGTCTGGGTTCATGCAATGAAAACTGACCTGATAATGACTGACTGGATTCAGCTTGAGCTTGAGGAGAACTAGGAATGTGAGGTAGCTCCCTTGACTCTGGTGACTCTGTGGTAGGTAATGGTAGCTCTGGTACTGGTGATGTCCGGGACTGCACCTCTAACTGTAAAAGCTGAAACTGATGTTGCAATGCTTTGAATTTTTGTTCTTGTCGTGCAGTTACCTCTTCTTGCCTTGCTTCCCGAGCCTCCTGTTGACCCATATGAGCTTGCAATATTGACATCAGATCTGACAGAGATGGCTCCCTTTCTTCAACCTCAGTGCTCTCCACCATTTCAGAGACTCCAATTTCCTCCTCAGCATCAGCTTCCTTTTGAACAGTtactcctttcttcttttccacctTTCCTCCAcgatgcatttttcttttttttttctgggggtGAAAAAgcctcaaagaaaaaaatactgtgTCCTCAACTGGCAgatcccactgctgccaccaattgtgagggaccaagcagccaaagcaaagaggacacaagcaaaaatatcttcaaaaagggttttctttattttaaccctcaaaaagtccaaaattaacaaaattcaaaaccatACTTAGCAGGCCCATAAAACAGGTCAACTAAATATAACTCTACAAAAAGTAATTTCCAAAACTTAAACAACAAAGTGAGACACAACTTAACTCACAAACTGACCTAATTAAAAAGACACATGAGGGTAGCTTTTATAATGATTTGGCCAAACCATTTGAACACAATAggggggaaaacaaaaacacacactaataTTAACTAAGCACAGAATAACCCAACTAAACCTAAAACACCCCTGCTCCTGGTAAGCCCATGGTTGGTCCTGCTGAGCAGGCATTTTGTCCCCAGAGTCCTCAGCCACGCCTTTTgcccagacaggaaacagccaccgcccaaacccaggtaactcaaagaaagagaaacataattaatataacaaaacattttagaaaaaccaTACAATGCTACTATGTGCGCGCCTCATAATACCAGTGTTAGGTTTAACCAAATGATTAATGAATTATATTAATGAAGAATACTGCAAAGCAAAataataaagtgaaaaatggaCTAATTTACCCCTGTGTGGCTGCTGCCATCACAAGTGATGAAGATTGTAACCAGAGGTGCCACAACGTCTGATCCAGCCAACGCAAGGATCATACTTGAAGGAACAGAAGTCCTAGCAGACCTGGATGTACCCAGAGCCTGTGCCTTGCTAATGGGGCTGATATATGCACTCAACCTCAGCTACCCAAAAGAACTGAAAAACACTTTTGAAGTGTTTCAAAAGATATTCCTCGAGCTGGATGATCTGAAAGCCAGTCCTAAGGTAATGTCACTAAAAAGTAAACTGTTGTACTAAAAAAATGTGAAGAGTGAGGCTATCCTCAAATTAAATGGGAAATGTTCCACTGTTGTTTGCAATGTGTTGTGTTACATACTGTACAGTAGGCAGTAGGTGTAAAGTTGAGCGTTGAGCATTAAGTACACCTAGTTAAAAATAATGCACTTTAAAAGGATAGCTCGGGTCTTTTGAAGTGAGGCTGTATGAGGTACATATGTATAGTGAGTGTATTACACACAGTAGATGGCAGTCAGTAAGCTCCACCTACGGAGAAGCAGACGGGGCCACCGGCATGCAAGATGAGCCTCCATCCTAATAAAACTGATGTCAGTTTAAATGTACATTATATCAAGAATATGTTTACTGCTTTATTTTGCTATCAGACAGCCTTTTCTGTGAGGAAAGAGAAGTTCTACTGCTTGTTGTTTCAATCGCTCTGGCCCACCAGCGTCCATGGACAAAAACAGCAATTTTACCTGACAGCACACAGGAGTTGCTGGTCTCCTGCTGCCTTGATCAGTAAGTGTAATTGTGTTATTTGGTGACTTTGGTGTTAGTTCGGGTTAGTTCAGATTTACCAAagtcacacaaacaaactgagCCTATCGTGCGTGTCGGTGGCAGGAATGTGCTGACTGCTGTCTACTGTGTGTAATACACTCACAATGTACTTCATACttaaaaaaacctaaactatCACTTTAACACAAACAAACTTGAATCAGAGCATGACTGTCAAAATGTTCAGTCTTTTTGAGACAGATTTACAGGGGTGTTTTATGTCATTTATTTTATGGAGGCAACAATTTTGTCTGCTATTGAAATGTCAATGAGTCTGGAATGGTGGACTGGTGTTCTAATAAACAGTTTGATCATAAAACTGGAATTTCAATGCGTAATTTATTGTAtaattgtaagttataagttatTGTAAGTTATTAGTACTCAAAAAAATTAAGGTAACAATTTGCATGGATATTTCTGAgtagaataaaagtaaaaaaataagttttaataaCTAAATGGAGTAatttttaaacaattaaaatTAAGTTGGTTCAACTTAATTAAGCTTGTAGAGGACAAAGCAAATCATGTTGTTTGTACGTAAGGAATAGAGTTTGCCTAACTAAAGAACTCTTGTGGCATTTACGCTATAGTGGCTAAGCTGAAGTAACTTAAAAAGATCCATGCAAATTGTtaccttaattttttttacgtTAAGCCAGCAGATCTTTTTTTAGAGTGTACGCTTCTCTAGACTATAGAAATAAGATGAATTTTTTTCTCCATGTTCAATCCACTTGGCTCTAGACCTTACATATGCTCCTTTAGCTTTAATCAAGTACACCTCATCTAGCTTATTTTGTAAAGATTGTAAGCGTTCTGACTCTTCCGCAGTCATACAGGGTTTACCACATAATAAATGAATTTGTTCAATTAGATTTTTCTGTTCACATACGCGTAGGGCAGACACTTTCTTTCCCGTTTCTATAGCTAATTGTTTCACATTATATTT
It encodes the following:
- the LOC143413977 gene encoding uncharacterized protein LOC143413977, translated to MTLSAMTKLKLQFCPSMMLTRRPTGSDSVHWKSGLMRTLRSCMLDLKICTGNGFSQKVWIREHNPSSAAKAAELAEVFVAARRKGQPWTCNANKMPKEGPKSAQMYHQRPLSAEKTPVGENQFAGRPLKNSKKIVCYLCGLEGHTKPMCPKTSAKMVQMCFMPRSHAEHGLQCDQTVKMIKIEANGTTLRALLDSGSSRTLIHRDFVPPNIVRVSDTIPICCVHGDEKMYSTADMYIKVNGQTYLLNVGVVDNLPYSAILGRDFPVLFDLLESDQNHQCNVAVTRAQAQKSSETSEVFSALPFFDEEWEVALVKPRKSRRQRRQEKFQHTIVHPEMHTDPDLPLGLQIPGNIIELQKTDPSLASCFQRAIDKDQVEEAGINKSDYVLQNGILYHQMGSLLKLVVPQEVRETVLNLGHSIPWSGHLGKHKTTARIKQHFFWPGLHRDVAYFCKSCPQCQMTSSKVPSKAPLQPLPIIGTPFERLGMDIVGPVEKSKSGNRYMLVITDYATKYPEVFPLKSIKAKSVAFCLVQLFARVGFPQEILTDQGSNFMSNLLKQVYKLLGIRSLRTTPYHPQTDGLTERFNQTLKQMLRKVVDKNGADWDQWLPYLLFAYREVPQASTGFSPFELLYGYEVQGPLALLRNIWEGGKEKMDSVNIVSYVVQMRERLQKMSELAQSNMTKIQQKQKFWYDRAARQRSFSPGQKVLVLLPTDNNKLLAKWQGPFEVQKKLGSTTYQVFIPGKPRSSRVLHINLLKEWAQRPEKTAEVMLIRGVPEEEEVGEQYLPSADVVDFDLSHLPDDKQLQVRAACNSEVLQVNPGRTDIVEHDIVIKEGVAVKRLSYRIPERLLISLKKEIDLMLSLGIIEPSKSEWCNPVVLVPKKDESMRFCIDFRYLNSISLFDSYPTPRIDDLLERLGKAKYLTTLDLCKGYWQVPLTERSKKLTAFRTPWGLFQFTVMPFGLHGAPATFQRLMDQVLCGFSDFASAYLDDIVIYSTTWEEHLEHLHAVFDRLGTAGLTVNPSKCVFASAETAYLGHVIGNGVIKPQVSKIQAIESCPLPQTRKQLRSFLGMAGFYRRFIPRFSTRAALLTDLIGIKCPNQINWTEEAIAAFKDIGQSLSSEPVLYSPDFNEHFFLQTDASHRGLGAVLLQGLEGERHPVAYISRKLFPREVRYSTVEKEALAIKWALDSFRYYLLGREFTLETDHSALQWMEKMKDKNGRITRWYLALQPFRFVIKHIPGKNNVTADFLSRCTSESPEEGGCVMAAATQG